The Papaver somniferum cultivar HN1 chromosome 3, ASM357369v1, whole genome shotgun sequence genome includes a region encoding these proteins:
- the LOC113360388 gene encoding eukaryotic translation initiation factor 3 subunit A-like, whose product MAEPIQPAVQDVVENQSPILENEKQATHALTSEEAERLISYLEQEIPNKRMQEEENRRHEEFDRQRIENEEEYQFWIRKYEARCARKRREMQERMERLEHHWIKTRSATESESDEEGGEAVEFDEDDSNSVSTDPEKEARKKRRHEREMQKMYLLYLAEKAQPRIFARTMSEPLNVDSDGEEIPGMDVDGNPIKIEVQKEENEGSEDDEDGGYGHAASTSTDSGVDFSYEEDGFNTGDDDDQRALGKSFEEYYEYLHFLKS is encoded by the coding sequence ATGGCTGAACCAATCCAACCTGCAGTTCAAGATGTTGTTGAAAATCAATCACCAATATTAGAAAATGAAAAACAAGCAACTCATGCAttaacaagtgaagaggctgagagattgatttcttatttaGAACAAGAAATTCCAAATAAGAGGatgcaagaagaagaaaataggagACATGAAGAATTTGATAGGCAAAGGATTGAGAACGAAGAAGAGTACCAGTTTTGGATCAGAAAATATGAGGCAAGATGTGCAAGGAAGAGGAGAGAAATGCAAGAAAGGATGGAGAGACTTGAACATCATTGGATTAAGACAAGAAGTGCCACAGAAAGTGAAAGTGATGAGGAAGGTGGAGAAGCAGTAGAATTTGATGAGGATGATAGCAACAGTGTATCTACTGATCCAGAAAAAGAGGCTCGAAAGAAAAGACGACATGAGAGAGAGATGCAAAAAATGTATCTACTCTATTTGGCAGAGAAAGCTCAACCCAGGATATTTGCTCGTACCATGTCTGAACCCCTGAACGTGGATTCAGACGGTGAGGAGATACCAGGGATGGATGTAGATGGAAATCCTATTAAAATAGAGGTTcagaaagaagaaaatgaaggatcagaagatgatgaggatggaGGTTATGGTCATGCAGCTTCTACCAGCACTGATAGCGGCGTAGACTTCTCCTATGAAGAAGATGGCTTTAACACCGGCGATGATGATGATCAAAGAGCATTGGGAAAATCTTTTGAGGAATATTATGAGTATTTGCATTTCTTGAAGTCTTAA